One region of Sylvia atricapilla isolate bSylAtr1 chromosome Z, bSylAtr1.pri, whole genome shotgun sequence genomic DNA includes:
- the RPS6 gene encoding small ribosomal subunit protein eS6, with the protein MKLNISFPATGCQKLIEVDDERKLRTFYEKRMATEVLADSLGEEWKGYVVRISGGNDKQGFPMKQGVLTHGRVRLLLSKGHSCYRPRRTGERKRKSVRGCIVDANLSVLNLVIVKKGEKDIPGLTDTTVPRRLGPKRASRIRKLFNLSKEDDVRQYVVRKPLNKEGKKPRTKAPKIQRLVTPRVLQHKRRRIALKKQRTQKNKEEAAEYAKLLAKRMKEAKEKRQEQIAKRRRLSSLRASTSKSESSQK; encoded by the exons ATGAAG CTCAACATCTCTTTCCCGGCTACTGGCTGCCAAAAGCTCATTGAAGTAGATGATGAGCGTAAGCTCAGGACATTTTATGAAAAGCGAATGGCCACGGAGGTGCTGGCTGATTCCCTTGGTGAGGAGTGGAAG GGCTATGTTGTCCGGATAAGCGGCGGCAACGACAAGCAAGGCTTCCCCATGAAGCAGGGTGTCCTGACCCACGGCCGCGTCCGCCTGCTGCTCAGCAAGGGCCACTCCTGCTACCGCCCCAGGAGAACCGGCGAGAGGAAGCGCAAGTCTGTCCGCGGCTGCATCGTTGATGCCAACCTGAGTGTCCTGAACTTGGTCATAGTGAAGAAAG GTGAAAAAGACATTCCTGGGCTGACTGACACAACTGTGCCCCGTCGTCTTGGTCCCAAGAGAGCCAGCAGGATCCGCAAGCTGTTCAACCTTTCTAAGGAAGATGATGTTCGCCAGTATGTTGTGAGGAAGCCTCTGAACAAAGAGG GCAAGAAACCCAGAACGAAGGCTCCCAAGATCCAGCGACTGGTGACTCCCAGAGTGCTGCAGCACAAACGCAGGCGTATTGCCCTGAAGAAGCAGCGCACTCAGAAGAACaaggaggaagctgcagagtACGCGAAGCTATTGGCCAAGAGGATGAAG GAAGCCAAGGAGAAGCGCCAGGAGCAGATTGCCAAGAGGCGCCGGCTTTCTTCTTTGAGAGCTTCTACATCCAAGTCTGAATCAAGTCAGAAATAA